CGTCTATGCGCCCGGTCTCGCCGAGGCGATGTGGGTCAAGCTCGACGATCTCCAGTCGGCATACACCGGCCGCGCGGTCGCCGTTGAGGCCGACCCGACGCGCGAGCGAGAGGGCGAGCGCCCGTGGGACAAGGCCAAGCGAACCCACTGGTTCTGGTCGGAGGTGTGGAAGGAGCGTCGCGAATTCTGGCCGGTGATGCTGGCTGCACTGATCGTCAACCTGCTGGCTCTGGCCGTGCCGTTGTTCACGATGAACGTTTACGACCGGGTCATCCCTAACAAGGCGATTCCAACTTTGTGGGTTTTGGCCCTCGGTGTGGCGCTTGCGCTGGCGTTTGATTTTGCGCTTCGGATCGCGCGTTCGCGGCTGGTCGATGAGATCGGCCTGACTCTCGACGCAAAACTGAGTCAAAAGCTTTTCGAAAAAGTCATGAACCTGCCGATGGCGAGCCGCCAAGGCAGCACTGGCGCCTTGGCCAAGCGGCTTTCCGAATATGAGCTCGTACGGGACTTCTTTGCTTCGACCACGGTGGTTTTGCTCGTCGACCTTAGTTTCCTGCTCCTCTTTCTGATCTTCATTACGGTGCTGGCTGGTTGGCTGGTCTTGGTGCCACTTGTCGGGATCGCGCTAATGGCGCTCGCCGGCTACTCGCTTCAGAAGAAGATGGGGCGAAGCGCCATCGACGCCCAAGCCGACGCCAGCCTGCAACATTCGATGCTGGTCGAGTCCATTGGGGGGCTCGAGACATTGAAAGCCGCTCGTGCAGAAGGGCAGATGCTTGGCCGCTGGCGCCGCTATGCGTCAATGAGTGCCGCAACGCAGGAACACATGCGCCGGGTCACTGCAGTGGCGGTGAATCTTACGAGCTCATCTCAGCAGCTCATCAGCATCGGTCTGATCGTGGGCGGCTTCTATCGCTTCAATGCTGGCGAAATGTCGATGGGCGCCATCATCGCCATTGTCATGCTCGCCGGTCGTGCGATGTCACCGGTTGGGCAGTTCGCCTTCCTCATGACGCGCGCAAAGCAGGCTCTGACGACGATGAACTCCCTCCAACAGATGATGGAGGTCGAAGACGAGCGCCAGACCTCCGCGCGCTCGATCGTTCCGGAAATCCGCGTTGGCAAGATCGAACTCATTGACGTCGACTTCGCGTATCCGGGGGCCTCCGCGAACGCGCTCAACGGCGTATGCCTAAAGATCGAGCCGGGCGAGCGGATCGGCATCATCGGGCGAGTCGCTTCCGGCAAGTCGACGCTCGGACGAGTCCTTTGCGGTTTGTACACGCCCACAGGCGGAGTGATGACCGTCGATGGCCTCGACAGCCGTCAATATCATCCGCACCAGCTGCGTGACGAATTCCGTTTCGTTGCCCAGGATTCGGAGCTGTTTAGCGGCTCGGTTCGGGACAACCTCATGCTTGGCGCTGCCCAGGCCGACGATCAGCAGCTGATCGATGCCGTCATTCGTTCGGGCGCCGACATCTTCCTCTCGCGCGACGCCGCCGGCTTCGATTTCCCGGTCGGCGAGCGCGGCACGCGTTTGTCCGGCGGGCAGCGCTCGCTTCTCGTGCTGGCCCGGGCGCTCGTCTCGCCATGCAAGCTCCTTTTCCTCGACGAACCCACGGGATCGATGGACACGCAGACCGAGAATTATTTCATCGAGCGACTAAGGAATGCGCTCACCCCGAAGCAAACTCTCATCGTCTCGACGCATCGTCATCAGATGCTGAACATCGTCGACCGGCTGATCGTCATCGACGGAGGCCGGATCGTCGCCGACGGCCCGCGCCAGGATATCCTCGGCCGGCTCGGCAATGTCGCCAAGGAGGCGAAGAAATGACCTGGTTGCGCGCCCGATCCGCATTTTTCGAAATCCGTCGCTGGGTTCTCGCGGCGGGGCCCTTCTGGTGGCGCTGGCCTCCTTTGCGGCTGTTTCCCTGCTCGCGCTTCGCAGCGAGCGAGCCGAGGCCAGCGCTGTCGCGTCGGCCCAGGCCGCCAAGCTGGTCGAGGCGACGATCGACCATGCAAACGAGGTTCGGGCGGTTGGCGAAGATGCGAAGCTGATCAACGCGACCATGCCATTCAGTACGGCGCCAGTGCGTGCCGCCAATGCGTTTGTTATCCCGGCTGCCGATGAAATCGATCATCGCCGCGCTCTGCTGTGCCTGACCCAGGCCGTATATTATGAGGCTGGGTACGAGCCGATCGCCGGTCGGCGGGCCGTCGCCCAAGTCGTTTTGAACCGGACTCGTCACCCAGCCTTCCCAAAGTCCGTCTGCGGCGTGGTATATCAGCGTAACTCGACGCCGATCTGCCAGTTTACGTTCGTTTGCGACGGCTCGCTCGATCGCCGTCCGGAGCCGGGCGCGTGGCGAATTGCACAGCAAATCGCGAGCGAAGCACTGGCCGGCTACGTCGAAAAGTCGGTCGGATCCGCGACCCATTACCACGCCGATTACGTCGCGCCGCGCTGGGCCCCGCTGCTGGCGAAGATCAGCAAGATCGGCGCACACATCTTCTACCGCTGGCCGGGCGCATGGGGCATGCCGGGCGCGTTCGCCGGCCGCTACATGGGCGAGCCGCGCGATCCTGCGACGATGCGTCCGCTGATCGTCCGCGTACCGGGCATCGATGGACAGACGATCGAACAAGTGACCGGCACCGGCCCAATTATCGACGGGACGATGCTTAAGCGCGCTCCGAACGATGTCGGCGGATTGTTGGATACGTCGAAGGGCTGGACTTTGAACATTCCGTTGCCCTCTGAGGCGGGGTCCGCCACGCATGCCGTTGCCGAACGCCAGGCGAATGCCCCCGCGCCGGCCGAAAAGGCTCAAAATGACGCAGCCGCTCCAACCACCGTGCTCGCCTCGCGCTGACAGGGTATAAAGAATCATCATGGCTTCCACTGCGTTCATCCCGGAACTCGCCCGTCGGCATAGCGAGCTTAGCGGCTCCCGCCGGGTCATCATCTATTCTGCAGCGTTCTTCCTAGTTTTCCTGCTGTGGGCGAGCATTGCCCAAGTCGACGAAGTGACCAGCGGACAGGGAAAGGTCATCCCCTCCAGCAAGGTGCAGATCATCCAGTCTGCGGACCCGGCGACGGTCGCGGAATTACTTGTAAGGGCCGGCCAGCCGGTGAAGCGCGGCCAGCTTCTCGCCAGGCTCGACAATCCGGAGAGCCGCTCGATCCTAGCAGAGACTGAAGCGCTCGAAGCACGGGCCGCTCGTCTCGGCGCCGAAGGGTTGGGAACCTCGTCGGGAGCGCTCCAGGGCGAGGAAGCCGCGCTCAGCGAAGTACGGCGCCAGACCTTGTCTTCGCGGGTCAGCGCCCTGCGCGCTTCGGCGGAACAGCGCCGCCGCGAAGCCGCGGAAGCCAGCGCCACGATCTCGTCACTGTCCCAAAGCCTCCAATTGGCGCAGGAGAACGTGAACCGTCTCGCGCCGCTTGCCGCCAAGAATATTGTTCCGCAAACCGAACTTGCAACTGCCCAGCGCGAAGTCGTTGACCTGCGCGGCCGGATCGCTGCCGCGCGCGAGCAGCAAGGCCGGGCCATGGCTGCCGTCAGCGAAGCGCAGAGTCAGGCCAGCGAAGCGCAGTTCGAATTTCGCAAGCAGGCGCTAGACGAGCGGAGCCAGGTTCAGCAGAAGATTGCCGTAAACCAGCAGTCGCTGCAGGGGCGGGGACAGTCCGGCCGGCTGGAACTGCGCTCACCGGTAGATGGCGTCGTCAACGACGTGAAAGTCACGACCATCGGTGGTTTTGTCGCAGCCGGCGAAAAGGTAATGGAAGTCGTTCCGATGGGCGACAAGCTGCTGGTCGAGACGCGCGTCAAGCCCAGCGATATCGCCTTCATCAAGGTCGGCGACAAAGCGCTGGTCAAGGTGACGGCTTACGATTTCTCGACCTATGGCGGGCTCGATGGGCGCGTCGTTCAGGTTTCCGCCGATTCCATTTACGATGAAGCCGAGCGACAGGCCTACTTCACCGTCATCGTCGAAACGGAGCGCAGCTACCTGCATTCCGCTGGGCGAAAGCTCCCGATTACGCCGGGCATGATGACCGATACCCAGATCATCACCGGGCGTAAAAGCATCCTAACATATCTTTTGAAACCGCTTTCGAAAGCCCGGAGCGAAGCGCTTCGGGAACGCTAGAAGGCGATCGAGACGACGACCGGATCGCCCGCCGCGACCTCCGCAGTGGCGACGATCTCAGTTGCCGGATTTGCGGCCGCATATTGGATCGCGGGCTCGTTCCCACGGCGATATCCGTGTGTCCAGCTGCGATCGCCGGAGAAAGTCAGGATCGGCCGGTATTCGGGGATGGAATCACTGTCGACGATCCGGTTCGTCCCATTGTCCAGCACAAGCAAGCGACCGTCGGCCCTGACGACCAAGACGGCATGATCCGCCCGGCGACGGACATCGTGCAAGATTACGAGATAGAGATCTTTTTCAGCGAAGCCGGCATGACGAAGCAATTGCAGCTTTGCGATTGCGAAATCCTCGCAGTCGCCACGACCGCGCCGAAGCGTTTCGCCTGCCGCAAGCCAGAGGTCGGCATAGCCGAACTGCCGCTTGTCGTTGGCGAATTGTACACGAGCGTTGACGAAGCGGTTGACGGCATCGAGCTGTTCGATCGCACCTAATCCCGAAAGACGCTTCACAAAGGCTGACGCTGCCAATCCGATCGGCATGCGCTCCACTTTCGCCCAGCGCCGCTCGAGCGGCGTGGTCCCAACAGCCAGTGCGACCGAGCCGAAAACATCGGGCCGATCATCCGGCACGATCCGGGGCGTGATCGGGACCATGCCTCGACTGTTTCCGTCGTAGCCAGCCGCGCCAGCAGTTACGTTCCGCGCGGCGCCCTGGCTCGCAAGAATGGCGGCGAGGCTGCTGGGCGCGCCAAGAATGGCTTCGGTCTTGCTATAGCTCGCGTTACGCGGTGCCACGGACGCCCCAAGAGGCAACTCGCCCGCAACCGCCGGAACGGAGGCGAGAGCCCATCCTGCGAGGGCAGCAGCGATGCGAACGGCGCGTTTCATTGCGCCGACAATCGCAGGACATCACCAAAGTCCGCTTAAACGCCATGGTTAAGGGCGCGCTAACTAATCCGAATGCTCAACTCGGTTGAGGAAGTCGGCGACGGCTCGGTTAAACTCTACGGGCCTCTCTAGGTTGGTCAAATGTCCCGCTTCGGCAATCGTTTGAAGGGTCGCGCCTTCGACCATCGCGGCAAGCTCTTGCGACAGCTCGGGCGGCGTGATGCGGTCCTCCGACCCGACCATAACGAGTGCCGGTACGGCGATTGCGGCCGCTCGATAGGATTGCTTTGCCAGCCATACCGCCTCTGCGCCGATGGCATAGGCTGCGGGATCGATGCGGCTCATCGTCTCGACGACCTCGCTGCGGATGTCCTCGCCGGCCTGGCTTCCAAGCAAGGCACCGGCGCGCGCTTCAGCCAGCGGACGCATTCCCATCGAGCGGCTGGCTTCGATCGACCGCTCGAAGATCGCTGCGCCGTCGGGGTGATCCGCGAAGGTATCGGCAAGGATCAGGGACCTACATCGCTGCGGAGCCAACGCATGCATTGCGATCGCAACGACGCCGCCCAGGGACAAGCCGCAGACATGCGCCGAGTCGATGTCCAAAGCATCGAGCACGGCTAGCGCGGCCCGGGCGAAGTCGTCGCGGGTGGCACTGGCGAGAAAGTCGCTTTCGCCATAGCCGGGATAATCGAGCGCAACGGCCCGGCGGCTTTGGCCAAAATGGGCTAGCTGCGGGTTCCACACGCTTTTGTCCGAACCGACACCGTGAAGAAAGACGATCGGAGTCAGCGGACCGCTGCCACGCTCCTCGACTCCGATCCGGCCTAATGCTGTCGCTAGCGCCCCCATTGCGCCGATGATGACGCCAATGGCGCTCTTTGCAACCATCAGAGTCCTCCATTAGCGTCCGCGACGATGACTCGAATGACTGTCAATGGCGAAGGAATGCATTTCCGGCTCGATGCGGAGACCCCGCTGCTGTGGGCGTTGCGCGATGCCGCCAACCTGACCGGCGCGAAATACGGCTGCGACAGCGGCGATTGCGGCGCCTGCACGGTAATTATCGATGGCCAGGCAATGCCCAGCTGCACGGTCACAATCGGCGCGCTCGAAGGCGCGGACGTGCTGACCATCGAGGGATTTCCCCCGGATCGCTCGCACCCGCTCCAGCAGGCATGGGCGGCTGAACAGGTCAGCCAGTGCGGCTATTGCGAACCGGGCATGATCATGGCGCTTTCGGCCCTACTGCAGGCAAGCCCTAATCCGCTGCCGGAGCAGCTGGCCGCAATCGGCAACATCTGCCGCTGCGGCATCGGCCCGCGGGTCTTGCGTGCGGTTGCGCGCACAAGCGCTTCAGCCGCCGGTGCGGACATCCTCAAAGTTTCATCCGGGAAAGCTGAACCGGGCAATTCATCGCGGTTCAGCAACGGCTCATCCGGCGAGTAGCATCCCAAACTCACTGAAAACAACCGAACCCGAATGAGCTCCCATATGCGTAATCTTGCACTTCTCCTCTTACTCGCCAGCGCCGCCGCGCCGGTCATGGCGCAAAGCGGCGAGCGGTCGTCCGAAGACCGTGCCGCGGCCCGCGCCGAACGTGCCCAGGCTCGCGCCGAACGCGCCGAGCGTACTGAAGCGCGCAGCAACGAAGCCCGGGCAGCGCGAAGCGAGCAACGCGCCTCGCGCGCCGAACCCCCCTCCGCGCCGGTCGTCACGCAGACCCAGTCGGTCGAGCAGCAGGCTGTCCAGCAGTCAGCACCGGCTGCGCAGGAGACGCGGTCGTCGCGCCGGCAGGCGTATGAGAGTCGTCGCGAACGCATTCGCGAGCAGCGCACGTCGGAGCCGGTCGACGCTCAGACGACCGCATCGGGAGATGGTATTGCTCCGCGTCAGCGCGACATCCGCACGATTCCCGATACGTCGCCAACGACCGTGGTGACCCGCAACAACGACGGTACCATAACCACCCAGCATCGCAGCCGCGACGGCCGCCGCTGGAGCGAGAATCACCGCCGCTGGGATCGCGACCACTGGCGTGGCGATCGCCGTTACGACTGGCGCCGCTATCGCAGCCACCACCGGTCCCTGTTCCGCCTCGGTCTTTACATCGACCCGTTCGGCTGGGGATACCGGCGCTGGGGCATCGGATCCTACCTATATCCGAACTATTATTCGTCGAGCTTCTGGCTCAACGACCCGTGGCAGTATCGCCTGCCGCCGGTTTACGGTCCCTACCGCTGGGTCCGCTATCATGACGACGCCCTGCTGGTGGATATCTACAGCGGCCAGGTTGTCGACGTGATCTACAACTTCTTCTGGTAGAACAGACTCTACCGTTGGTGGAAAAGCGGGGCGTCCCGGCACTTGCCGGGGCGCCCTGACTGTTATAGGCCAATAGGACACTCATTTGGGGGATTATCATGATCGGCCGCCTCTCGACGCTCGTTCTTCTTGCTACGACCAGCATGGCCGCTGCCACGGCGTCGCATGCCGCGGCGCCTGCTGCCGTCGTCAGTGTCGCCGCCGCCCAGGCGATGAGTCAGGCCCAAGCGCACGACGCCCTGTTCGCGCTTTTCAAGAAGAGCGACGAGGACAACCTCAAGCGCAATCCCTTGAGCGCGCTTTCGCGCGGCGACCTTCGCTATGCCGACCAGCTCGGCAATTATCTCACCAAGGAATATAACGACGCGGAGATTGCGGCTGCCAAGTCGGAGCTCGCGGCCCTGCGCGCTATTCCGCGCGACGCGCTCTCGCCGACCGACAAGATCGCCTATGACGTTTTTGAATATGGCAATGTGCAGACCCTGAAGGGGTTCGAGCCGCAGATCCTGGCGCTGACCGAAGTTCGCCCGGTCAATCACTTCGCCGGTTTTCACACTTTCTATCCGACTTTCGCGAGCGGCAAGAGCGCCGCGCCGTTCAAGACCGTCCTCGATTATGAGAACAACCTGAAGCGTCACCGTCAATATGCCGCGCTCACCGACCGCGCGATCGGCAAGTTCCGCGAAGGGCTTGCCAGCGGGGTGCTGGAAACCAAGCTGACAATCAAGAACGTCATCGAGCAGCTCGACACGCAGCTCAAGCAGCCGGTCGAGGAGTCGCCCTTCTACGGCCCGATCGGAATGTTTCCGGATACGATCAGCGCCGCTGACCGGGCCCGGCTGACAGCCGAGTACAAGGACGTCATCGGCAACGTCATCTATCCAGCGCACAAGCGCCTTCGCGATTTCCTTGCCAATGAATATCTGCCGCGCGCACGCGACTCCGTTGGCCTGTCGCAGATGAAGGGCGGCGCCCAGCTCTATCAGTACATGATCGAGCAGACGACGACCGTGCCGCTAACGGCGGACTATCTTCACAACCTCGGCCTGAGCGAAGTCGCCCGGATCCGCGGCGAGATGGAGAAGGTCAAAAACGAAGTCGGCTTCAAGGGCACGCTGCAGCAATTCTTCGACTATCTGCGCACCGATCCGAAGTTCAAACCGAAAAGCCGCGAGTGGCTGACCGAGGAATATTACCGCATCGGCAAGGCGGTCGATGCCAAGGTGCCGGAATATTTCGCGTTGGTCCCCAAGACCAAGCTTGAGATCCGTCCGTACGAACCCTTCCGCGAGAAGTTCGAGGCCGGCGGGTCATACCAGCAGGGCACGCCGGACGGGTCGCGCCCGGGCATCTTCTATTTCAATGCCTATGACCTTCCCAGCCGGACCACGCCGGGCATGACGACGCTCTACCTGCACGAGGGCGCGCCGGGGCATCACTTCCAGATCAGCCTTGCGCAGGAGAACGAGGCGTTGCCGGCATTCATGCGCTTCGGCGGCAACACCGCTTACGTCGAAGGCTGGGCGCTCTATGCCGAAACGCTTGGTTACGAGATGGGCTTCTTCAAGGATCCTTATCAGCGCCAGGGCACACTGGACGACGAGATGCTTCGCGCGATGCGGCTGGTGGTTGACACCGGGCTCCATTCGAAGGGTTGGACCCGCGAACAGTCGATCGAATATATGCTCAACAACTCGGGCATGGGCAGGACCGACGCCACCGCCGAGGTAGAGCGCTACATTGCGATCCCCAGCCAGGCCCTGGCTTACAAGGTCGGCGCGCTGACCATCCAGCGTTTGCGCAAGAAGGCATCCGAGCAACTTGGCAAGCGTTTCGACCTTCGCGAATTCCATGCGATCGTGCTCGACACGGGAAGCCTTCCGCTGCCGATCCTTGAGCGCAAGGTCGACGACTGGATCGCCTCGAAAAAGAGCTAGGCCGCGGGTGCCAGCCTTGGCGGCACGAAGCCAGCCTGATTGTTTCCACCTCTCGAGATTCTCTCGCGGGAGAGGGCTCAACTCGCGGTAGTTCGCGAAGTTCGCGGCACGCTCCGGTATGATCATACCCGCCGCAGTTTTCGGGCATCGCTTGGAAAAGCAGGCTGGTCAGCGACGAGAAAGAGCCGAGCGCTGAGAGGCACATCAGGTTGCCTGGACAGGAATTTCTAGAGTCAATTTTGGATGGAGAGCCGACTCTAGCGGCAATCGCAGGAATGAGTCGAAGACAGACAATAGGGCTATCGAAAGCTTATCCTCATGCTGCTCCACCTGGCGAGTAAAACGAGGCTCAGAAATCTCACCACCATTTTTACGAAGCAGGTGTGAAGTGCTATAAAATTGAGAGTCGTCTTTGAAGGAGCGTTGCGTTGTCTATTCTCTTGTCCGCGCTTTCCCTCGCCGCCGCGATGCCGCAAGAAGCCGATTTCCAAGTCATTCCGCCCAACATGGTTTGTAGAAAGTTGGTCTTGGGAGCGTCGCGATCTGGCGATGTGACGATTTGCAAGACCAGAGCCGGATGGGCCGCATCGGATGCGTGCAAAGGGGCGACACGTTATTGCTCGCCCCAACAGATTGCGGAGATGAAGGCGAAACATACCGCCTTCGCCCTGACCGAAGACAGCCGGATCATTTGCCGCGAGCTAAAAGGTACCGGGTCACGCCTGTCGGCATCGAAAACGTGCCTGCCCAACCGAGAATGGCAGCGCATGTGGGAACAGGGTAGCGCCACCACCCGGGACATCCAGGATCGCTTTTCCAAGTTGCCGCGAGGCGACCGCTAGGGTTGAAAGGGCAACCCGTCCGGTTCGAGGTAACCGAGCAGAACCGAAGTTCGCTTGATTGCCTTTGCGTCCAGTGCGTTCTCTTACGTCGCGCTATTGGTGATGTCACTTCAGTCCCGATGTCGTTTTTGTTGCTAATGTCCGCTTTGGGTCAAAGGCTGACGTTGACTCCGACGGCTAGCGCCTGCGCGAGAGCAGGATGAGTACAAGACCAGCGAAGGCGACGATCGCTCCGCGAGTGACCCACGGCCGCTGGTCGATCATGAAACTTGATGCCGGCCAATTGATCAGGCCCGCGCCCTGCGCGGTCCAAAGGAGCCCGACAAGCAAGGCAGCAATGCCGAGGATAAACAGAGCGGTCTTCATGACGCAGTGTTTGAATGACTGATCGCGCATCCGCAATGGGTCGCAAGCTGCCCGTGCAGACGCCGATCCGGTCGGGGCCTAGTCGCCGCCACTCCCGAGATCGACGAACGGCGCGAACTTGACCTCGCGCTTGACGAAACTTGTCTCGTAGCGGTGTACGGAACTGTCCGACGCGAACAGCTCTTCGGCCAGCGCTACGAAGTCGTCCATGCTCGGGCAGTCGAGCAAGACCGCGAGATCATGATTGCCGCTGATCTCGTAAGCGAACTGAACTTCCGGCGTGTCATTTAATCGTCGTTGCAAGCGGTCTTTCCCTTGCTGATCGGCATGCTCCGCAAGCTGAACGAAAACCAGCGCGCGAAGCCGTCGTCCCGTGAGCTGCGGGGAGAGCAGGGCAATGGTCTTCGCGACCCAGCCTTCCGCCCGCAATCGGCGAAGCCGGCGCGCAATGGCGGACGGGGACAGCGGTACATGCGCGGCGATCTGGTCCGCGGTCAGCGAATCGTCGGTCTGAACCAGATTGAGCAGGATTCGGTCGAACCGGTCGATCATGCGCACGACGCTGCCAAAATTTGGCACGCCGCGCACGAAAATTGCGCGCATCTGGCGATGGAAATGCTGTAGTGTGTCACACTAGCAATACAGTGAGGACATGATGCGCGTTCAGATTGGACTATCCCTGCTCGCTGCCTGTGCAGCCGTTCCGCTGGCAGCGCAGTCCGCAAGCGCGCCGGCGTCGGCGGAACCGGTCCAGGCATTCGATCCGAAACAGGCTGCGGCGGTGGTGACGAAGCTGGCGACGACGCTTGAAGAGAATTTCGTCTTTCCAGAGGTTGGCAAGGCCTATGCAGTGCGTCTTCGCCAGCAGCTGAAGGAGGGCGCCTATTCTTCCTTTCGCGACGGACAGGCTTTCGCGGACAAGGTTACAAGCGACCTCCAGAGCGTGCACAAGGACGGACACTTACGCCTCCACGTGGTCCCGGTCGCAGACCGCAGCGGACCGGAGACTGCGCCCGGGCCGGCCGGCGCGAACGATGGCAGCACGATTCTGAAATCCGGCTGGCTCGCCGATGGCGTGGCCTACATCAATTTCCGGATGTTCTCCGGAAACGAGGCGACGATGAGAGAGCTGAAGGCCTTTCTCGATTCGCATCGTGACGCCAAAACCCTGATCATCGACGCTCGCCAGCATCGCGGCGGGGGCTGGAAGAGATGGACATGATCTTCCCGCAAATCTTCACTGCGGTGACCCCGCTGGTGCAGATGGACACGCGCGAGGCGGTCGACCGCAGCGGCGGCAATCCGCTTGCAGACCTGGCCTCGTTGAGGACGGTCAAGGGGCCGGCAGGAGTCGTCCGCCGCGAGCATTTCGTCACCCCGGCGGCGAACCAGGGCGGGCTTGCCAAGGCGAAAGTCTACTTGCTCACTTCGAGCCGGACCGCTTCGGCCGCTGAGCATCTCGCGATGTCCCTCAAGCGCACGCATCGCGCGACCCTCGTCGGCGAGACGACGCTGGGCGCCGGACATTATGGCCGCATGGTTCCACTCGACGACAGCTTTACCTACGCCGCCTTCATCCCCGTCGGGCGGACGTTCGATCCGGACACTAACGAGGGCTGGGAAGGCACCGGCGTAAAACCGGATGTCGCGGTTCCGGCCGACAAGGCGCTCGACGAAGCGCTCAAACTCGCAGGAGTCGCCACCAGCGGCGATGCCGCACTGGCAGCCCTGCGCTAATATCAACTGGAGAAGATTATGTTGCGGCCTACCGCGGCGGCACTGCTGCTCGCGTCCCTCTCCCTCTCGCCCGCTTCGCTGCAAGCGGCCGATACGCATGTCGAAAGCAGTTCGGCATCCGCCGTAATCGAGGCCCTGGGCGCGACTCTAGACCAATTTTACGTCGATCGTGCCGTGGGCTCCGCCTATCGGCAGGCACTCCGCCGGTTCCTCGAGACAGGTCAGGCGGACGGCCTGTCTGGCGAGGGGCTGGCGAAAGCGTTGACGACGTTCCTCCAGCAATCCCACGCCGACGCTCACCTTGCGGTCTACGCACCCGGATCGGGCATTTTCGGCAAGGAGGACGAGAGTGGAGAACCGCCGCTGCCGGAAAACGCCTACGAGGCGTCCGGATGGGTCGTCCCGGGGGTCGCCTACATTCGGCCGTTCGCCTTTTTCGGTCGGCCCGGCGACATCAAGCGGATGCAAAACTTCGTCGATGCTCACGCCGACGCAAAAGCGCTGATACTCGATTTGAGGCATCACGCCGGCGGCGAAGTGGCGGAGATTGACGTTCTTGCTGCCGATTTGTTCGACAAGCCGACAGACTTGGCAGTGATGCATACGCGCACGGCAGGATGGGACCGGTTCGAGCCGGCCGCCGATACCCCGCAATTGTCCGTGGCCAAGCGCGACATCAACTACGTCGAGCAGGTCCATCGCGCCGTGCCGCGAAAGGGCGGCGCCCGCATGGCCAAGATCCCAGTCTACGTGCTGACCTCGAAGCGTACGGCTTCCGCGGGCGAGCATCTGGCACTGGTTCTGAAACGGACCGGACGTGCGGTGCTGATTGGCGAAACGACCTACGGCGCGGGAAATTACGGCGAAGAAGTCGAACTGGCGGGCGGCTTCAAGCTTTTCGTGCCCTATGGCGAGACCATCGACCCCGACACCCGCAAGGGCTGGGAGGGAACGGGTGTCTCGCCGACTGTCCAGGTCGAGGCGAAGCAGGCGCTCAACGTCGCGCTCCAGCGGCTTGGCGTGTCCTCTTTGGCCGAAACCTGTCCCAATGTCGGGGAAGCGGGAGG
The window above is part of the Sphingomonas sp. HDW15A genome. Proteins encoded here:
- a CDS encoding RcnB family protein, with the translated sequence MRNLALLLLLASAAAPVMAQSGERSSEDRAAARAERAQARAERAERTEARSNEARAARSEQRASRAEPPSAPVVTQTQSVEQQAVQQSAPAAQETRSSRRQAYESRRERIREQRTSEPVDAQTTASGDGIAPRQRDIRTIPDTSPTTVVTRNNDGTITTQHRSRDGRRWSENHRRWDRDHWRGDRRYDWRRYRSHHRSLFRLGLYIDPFGWGYRRWGIGSYLYPNYYSSSFWLNDPWQYRLPPVYGPYRWVRYHDDALLVDIYSGQVVDVIYNFFW
- a CDS encoding DUF885 domain-containing protein — its product is MIGRLSTLVLLATTSMAAATASHAAAPAAVVSVAAAQAMSQAQAHDALFALFKKSDEDNLKRNPLSALSRGDLRYADQLGNYLTKEYNDAEIAAAKSELAALRAIPRDALSPTDKIAYDVFEYGNVQTLKGFEPQILALTEVRPVNHFAGFHTFYPTFASGKSAAPFKTVLDYENNLKRHRQYAALTDRAIGKFREGLASGVLETKLTIKNVIEQLDTQLKQPVEESPFYGPIGMFPDTISAADRARLTAEYKDVIGNVIYPAHKRLRDFLANEYLPRARDSVGLSQMKGGAQLYQYMIEQTTTVPLTADYLHNLGLSEVARIRGEMEKVKNEVGFKGTLQQFFDYLRTDPKFKPKSREWLTEEYYRIGKAVDAKVPEYFALVPKTKLEIRPYEPFREKFEAGGSYQQGTPDGSRPGIFYFNAYDLPSRTTPGMTTLYLHEGAPGHHFQISLAQENEALPAFMRFGGNTAYVEGWALYAETLGYEMGFFKDPYQRQGTLDDEMLRAMRLVVDTGLHSKGWTREQSIEYMLNNSGMGRTDATAEVERYIAIPSQALAYKVGALTIQRLRKKASEQLGKRFDLREFHAIVLDTGSLPLPILERKVDDWIASKKS
- a CDS encoding Lrp/AsnC ligand binding domain-containing protein; the encoded protein is MQRRLNDTPEVQFAYEISGNHDLAVLLDCPSMDDFVALAEELFASDSSVHRYETSFVKREVKFAPFVDLGSGGD
- a CDS encoding S41 family peptidase, whose amino-acid sequence is MIFPQIFTAVTPLVQMDTREAVDRSGGNPLADLASLRTVKGPAGVVRREHFVTPAANQGGLAKAKVYLLTSSRTASAAEHLAMSLKRTHRATLVGETTLGAGHYGRMVPLDDSFTYAAFIPVGRTFDPDTNEGWEGTGVKPDVAVPADKALDEALKLAGVATSGDAALAALR
- a CDS encoding S41 family peptidase produces the protein MLRPTAAALLLASLSLSPASLQAADTHVESSSASAVIEALGATLDQFYVDRAVGSAYRQALRRFLETGQADGLSGEGLAKALTTFLQQSHADAHLAVYAPGSGIFGKEDESGEPPLPENAYEASGWVVPGVAYIRPFAFFGRPGDIKRMQNFVDAHADAKALILDLRHHAGGEVAEIDVLAADLFDKPTDLAVMHTRTAGWDRFEPAADTPQLSVAKRDINYVEQVHRAVPRKGGARMAKIPVYVLTSKRTASAGEHLALVLKRTGRAVLIGETTYGAGNYGEEVELAGGFKLFVPYGETIDPDTRKGWEGTGVSPTVQVEAKQALNVALQRLGVSSLAETCPNVGEAGGAGKLAPSR